A window of the Hordeum vulgare subsp. vulgare chromosome 5H, MorexV3_pseudomolecules_assembly, whole genome shotgun sequence genome harbors these coding sequences:
- the LOC123397095 gene encoding protein OPAQUE1-like translates to MWRLLESGGVSCPTAGGEAEGGGGCSTRVFDLDDRGKRAKEAAGRLPYWLSNTSALLCLLQKNLQSNGFFGTPSRCCAGGLGGKLAQLAGRGDTAQVDARYPAILFKQQLTTCVEKIFGHLRDNLKKGISPLLSLCIQAPKSTRPGKAPKAPGVGAQQPSNSHWDNIVSFLNLLMDTLRENHVPSFFIRKLITQLFSFVNIQLFNRSFLLLEFEYLVSVS, encoded by the exons ATGTGGAGGCTCCTCGAGTCCGGTGGCGTTTCTTGTCCGACCGCCGGTGGGGAGGCGGAGGGTGGGGGCG GTTGTTCCACGCGAGTCTTCGACCTTGACGATCGAGGAAAAAGG GCAAAGGAAGCAGCTGGTAGATTACCTTATTGGTTGTCCAATACTTCTGCACTGTTGTGCCTTCTACAGAAGAATCTACAGTCAAACGGATTTTTTGGTACACCATCTCGCTGCTGTGCTGGAGGGCTAGGTGGGAAGTTAGCCCAA CTTGCAGGGCGTGGTGATACTGCACAAGTGGATGCTAGGTATCCAGCCATACTATTCAAACAGCAGCTAACAACATGTGTCGAAAAGATCTTTGGGCACCTAAGGGATAATCTAAAAAAGGGAATATCACCTCTTCTCAGTCTTTGCATTCAG GCTCCAAAATCAACACGGCCTGGAAAAGCTCCCAAAGCACCAGGGGTTGGTGCTCAACAGCCATCGAACTCCCATTGGGACAACATTGTCAGTTTCCTAAATTTGCTTATGGATACTCTGCGTGAAAATCAT GTGCCATCGTTCTTTATACGTAAGCTGATCACTCAGTTATTCTCCTTCGTCAACATACAACTTTTCAACAGGTCATTCCTTCTATTAGAATTTGAGTACTTGGTATCTGTGTCTTAA